In Pseudomonas saponiphila, the genomic stretch GGTTGCGCTTCTGTACAGCAAGGGGACGTTTTCCAGCACATTCCCCTGTTTGCCGAAGGAGGCCGGTCGGCGAACGCTGAAGTTCGGTCGTGACAATTCTTCCTCAACGCAGGCCGGCAGCATGGCCAGCACCTCGTCAATGGCGACGATGCGCGTCGGCACGTCGAGCTCGCAGCGCAGGCCGGTCAGGGTCAGGTACTCCGGGCAGGCCGACAACTGCGAGACGGGTTCGCAGGTCAAAGGCAGGTGAGGGTTGTCGACATGCATGCCCAGATCCGCGCGCGAGCCATAGGAGCTCTTTTCGGTTTCTCGCTTGTGCTTGGGCGATACGTGACGGAACACGGTGTCGTTGCTTTCACCCTCGTAGGCCAGCGGATGGGTTTGCAGAGTTTGCAGCACCGACAAAATAGCCCCGGCCAGCGTCGACACGTTCTCGATACCCGGCTCCAGGTCATAGGGCGTGGCCGGCAGTTGCGGGTCCAGCGGTAGCCCCCTGACGATCATCGCCACTTCACGGGCCTGGGGAAAATGGCGTAGCTGCTGGATCTTCTCGGGGCACAGGACACTTTCCAGCAACCGCCCCAGGGCCGGCATGTGGCTGATCCCCGAGGCGCTATCGGTCACGTCCAGCGATGCCAGACCGGCCTGAAGCGTGCGTTGTTCTTCGAGTGACAGATGAATTTGCGGTATCTCCCGTCGGGTCGAAGTCACTGATCGTTTTTCCAGCCATTCATGAGTGACTTCATCAACACAAGCTGCGGCTTTCCCGAGTACTTCTTCCAGCTTTGACACGTCCTTGCGCTCCTGTTTGCCCCATCCTTTTGGGTTGAGCGGGAAGGTTAACGGAAGAGCCTTTTTTGTGTTGCAATGCCGCGTTGTGAAAAATGCAATGAGGTGGACAGTGGCATTGAATATGTTGGGGGAGCTGGAAGCCTTCGCGACCGTGGCTCGCAAGCGCAGTTTCGTCGCCGCGGCACGCACTCTGGGGCGTTCTCCCAGTGCGCTGACCCGTGCCGTTCAAGCCCTGGAGGAAAGTGTGGGGCTCAAGTTGTTCAATCGCTCGTCCAACGCCGTGAGCCTGACCGAAGCGGGTGAGTGCTTGTTGCCCCACGCGTACAAGATGCTCGATCTGCAACGCGAGGTGGATGAGGACCTGGCCGGTCTCGGTGGCCTGGCCTCCGGCTGGATTCGTTTTTCTGCCCCCGAGCTTCTCGGAAACGGGGTATTGCCGCGATTGATCGCGCAATACTGCGAGCGTTATCCAGACGTCAACATCGATGTGATTTTCACCGATGAGATCATCGACCCGGCCAAGAGCAAGCTGGATTTCTCGATTCGCGGTGCGTTTCCACAATCCAGCGACTTGATCGGCTTTGCGCTCTGGAGTTACTCACGTCATCTGTATGCCAGCCCCGGCTACCTGGAGCGCTACGGCATGCCCGACTCTATCGAGGCACTGGAGTCGCACTCGCTGATCCTGCATACGGCGCCGCGGATTCTCAAGGAGTGGAATTTTCGCAGTGAGACGCAGGCCATCAGCTTTCGGGTTCATCCAAAATTTCGTTTCAGTTCCGGCCTGGCGGTATTTCAGGCAGCCCTGGCGGGCGTCGGGATCGCTCGCTTGGCGGATTGGATGGCGGAGCCCGAAGTGCAAGCGGGGCGCCTGATGCGGGTTTGTCCTGAGTACAAGCTGACCTCCAGCAGCGGTGAGAGCCCTCAGATGCACGCGGTGTACCCGGCCGGAAACTTGCCGCTGCGGGTGAAGGCGTTGATGGAGATGATCCGCGACTTGGGTGAAAGCCTCGAATGTAAACGCGGCGCAGCACTGATATGAGCTTAGGGGGCGCTCGGCCCTGTCGTCTGGCTCTTGCGGCGAGGCCCTGTTGTGGCAGGCGCCGCCATTGATGACGCAAATGGGAGGTGTGTTTGCGACGCAATCCACACGCGCGGCAAATTTTGCTTGGTAATGTCACATAGCCATATGTTTAAATTTGACGCTGAATTATTGACTCTTTCCGAGCAAGGATCGAACGCATGTTGACGCGTCTGGCTGTGGTGCTGCTGTTGCTCTATTCCACTCCCTGCGGATTTCGGTGAACGTGACCGAGCGTTTCGCTAATACGTGACCGGTGCTTCCACCCCGGTTGCGCGGGTTCTGGATTGTAATCGCATCGGTCACGATGCGGCTTGTTCCTCGGCTTTTTTTCGGCGCAGCGACTCGCCTTTCATCGTCAGTCGGTAGGCGTTGTGCACCAGGCGGTCGAGGATGGCATCGGCCAGGGTCGGGTCGTTGATCCAGCCGTGCCAGTGCTCGATGGGCAGTTGGCTCGTCAGGATGGTGGAGCGGCTGCCAGCGCGGTCGTCGATCACCTCCAGCAGGTCATGCCGGGCTCCTTCCTCCAGCGGGGCTAGCGCCCAGTCGTCCAGCACCAGGACGTCGACCTTTGCCAGCTGTTGCAGGGTACGGCCGAAGCTGCCGTCGCCATGAGCGATGCGCAGTTGTTCCAGCAGGCGCGGGGTGCGCAGGTACAGGGTGCTATAGCCCTGGCGGCAGGCCTGGTTGCCCAGGGCGCAGGCCAGCCAGGTTTTGCCGGCACCGGTCGGGCCGGTCAGCAGCAGGTTGTGCTGCTGGCGGATCCAGTCGCCACTGGCCAGGGTGGCGATCAGACGCTCGTCCAGGGCGCGTCCGGTGCGGCGGTCGAGATCTTCCAGGCAGGCGTTGGCGTACTTGAGCTTGGCCTTCTTGCGCAGCCGTACCAGGCGCTGGTTGTCACGCCAGGCCAGTTCGCGGTCGAGCAGTAGGCCGAGGCGTTCATCGAAGCTCAGGCTGTGGCTGGCCGGCAGCGTCCATTGCTCTTCCAGGGCGCGGGCCATGCCGTCCAGGCGTAGCTGGTGCAGTTGATTCAGGGTGTGTTGCGGCATCATCGAACAGCTCCTGTTGCGGGGGTTGGTAGTAGTCGGCGCCACGGACGTTCTCGTGGTCGCCGGGTAAGGTCGTTTCGGCGGCACGCTGGGGCAGCGGCTGTTGATCCAGGCCTTGCTGGAGCAGGTTGCGCACGCTGCGCCCGGTGAAGGCGCGCAGGTGTACGGCACGTTCGGCAGCGGCTTCCAGGCGTGCATTGCCATAGCGCCGGGCCAGCGAGAGCAGGCCGAGGCAGGCGCGGTAGCCCATCTCCGGGTGCGGCTTGTGGGTCAGTTGGTGATCGATCAGTTGGCGCGTGTAGGGGCCGATCCGCGCGCCCCAGTCGAGCAGGCGTTGTGGCGTCCATTCGCGATGCGCCTGGTGCGCCGCGGGCATGTGCTCGCGCTGGGTACTGTAAGCGCCGCGTCGCCCCAGCAGCAGGTGGCTGGCCACCCGCCGGTTGCCATGCAGCACTTCCAGGGTGTGTGCCGTCAGTCGCACGTCCACGTTCTGCCGGGCCAGGGCGGAGGGCACGCTGTAGAAGCTGCCATTGACCTCGATGTGGTAGTCGATGCTGACCTTGCAGCGCTTGAAGGTGGCGACCTCGTAGGGATGCACCGGCAGCGCTCGCAAGGCCGGGCGATCCAGGCGCTCGAACCAGTCGCGCCGGCAGCCATCGAGCCGCTTGAACGGGCGCCGATTCAGATCCTCCAGCAGCTCGGCGATGGCCTGGTTAAGCGCATGCAGGCTGAAGAACTGCCGATGGCGCAGCCGCGCCATGATCCAGCGCTCGACCACCTGCACCGCCACCTCGGCCTTGGCCTTGTCCTGAGGCTTGCGTGGCCGTGCCGGCAGGATCACCGTCTGGTAATGACGCGCGCACTCCAGCGTGGCCCGGTTCAGGCCCGGCTCGTAGCGATCCGGCTGGGCGACCAGGGCGCGCGGATTGTCCGGCACAACCATTTCCGGCACGCCGCCAAAGTAGGTCAGAGCCTGGCCCAGCGAGGTCAGCCAGTCCACCTGGGTTTCGCCTGGCGTCGCGCAGGCATAGGTGTAATTCGAGGCGCCCAGGGCGGCGACGAAGATGTGCGCCCGGCGCACTTCGCCGGTGGCCGGGTCGACCACCGGCAGCGTCGGCCCGGCATAGTCGATGAATAGCTTCTCGCCCGCACGGTGCAGCTGACGCATCGAACGTTTGAGCGTCTGGGCGTAGCGCCGGTAGTGCTCGACGAACTGGGTGTAGCGGTAGGTCGGCTGGCCCGCATGCGCGGCGAGATATTCCTCCCACAGCAGCTGCAAGGTCACGCCCTTGCGTCGCAACTCGCGGTGGATGCTCAGCACATCGGGCAGCACTCGCTCACCGCGCGGCTTGTTCGTCGACGTCGGTGCAAACAAGGCGGCCGCCAGCGCGGCCTCGTCCATGGCCACCAGCGCCGGCCAGTCCAGCCCGGCCACCCGCGCCGCCGCGATGTACTTGCTAACCACGCCCTTGGACAGCTGCAAGGCACGGGCAATCTTCTCGTGGGACAAGCCGGCCTCAAACTTGAGGCGCAGACATTCTTTGATGTTTCGCATGGCTACTCGCGGCGCCGCCATCTTCCTCTCCCGAAATCGGTCGAGGATGGCGGCGCATCAGGTCATGCGCAACGAAGGGGAAGGCTTTCGCTAAGTCGTGACCGGCGATTTCGGTAAGCCGTGACCACCTGTTTCGGAACAGGCGGAAAATCGGTCACGTTGCTACCGAAATGAGCGGTCACGCGTTAGCGAAATGACCGGTCACGATCAACCGAAACGGCCGGTCACGGTGCTCCGAAATCCGCAGCTCCCATCCTGTCTTCCGCGCAGCCTGTCGAAGGTGAGCCGGAAACTTCCCGCGAGCGCCTGGCCAGCCTGTTGCAGGACTGAAGCGCCTTTTAGCAGGAACTCTCAGAGAACCAGCTGCGGGCCCCGCCATGGGGCCCGCCGTGAGGGTTTCAGCCCTTGGCCGAACCGCGCTTGACCAGTTTCATCACCACCACGAAGAACACCGGGACGAAGATCACCGCCAGGGTCGCGGTGATCATGCCGCCGATCACCCCGGTGCCGATGGCTTGCTGGCTGGCGGAGCTGGCGCCGGTGGCGATGGCCAGGGGCACCACGCCGAGGATGAAGGCCAGGGAGGTCATGACGATCGGCCGCAGGCGCAGGCGCGCAGCTTGCACCGTGGCGTCGATCAGGTCGTGGCCTTCGTCGTACAGGCTCTTGGCGAACTCGATGATCAGGATCGCGTTCTTCGCCGACAGGCCGATGATGGTGATCAGGCCGACCTTGAAGAACACGTCGTTGGGCATCTCGCGCAAACTCACCGCCAGCACCGCGCCCAGCACCCCCAGGGGCACCACCAGCAGCACCGAGGTCGGGATCGACCAGCTCTCGTAGAGCGCCGCCAGGCACAGGAACACGATCAGCAGCGACAGGCCCAGCAGCATTGGCGCCTGGCTGCCGGACAGGCGTTCCTGCAGTGACAGGCCGGTCCATTCCAGGCCCAACCCGGCAGGCAGCTGTGCCACCAGTCGTTCGATCTCCTGCATGGCTTCACCGGTACTGTGGCCGGGGGCCGGCTCGCCGGAAACGGCGATCGCCGGGTAGCCGTTGTAGCGGGTCAACTGCGCCGGTCCGAGGGTCCAGTTGGCGCGGACGAAAGCTGACAGCGGCACCATCTTGCCGGCGTTGTTGCGCACCTGCATGCGCAGCAGGTCCTCGACCTGG encodes the following:
- a CDS encoding TauD/TfdA family dioxygenase, producing the protein MTSTRREIPQIHLSLEEQRTLQAGLASLDVTDSASGISHMPALGRLLESVLCPEKIQQLRHFPQAREVAMIVRGLPLDPQLPATPYDLEPGIENVSTLAGAILSVLQTLQTHPLAYEGESNDTVFRHVSPKHKRETEKSSYGSRADLGMHVDNPHLPLTCEPVSQLSACPEYLTLTGLRCELDVPTRIVAIDEVLAMLPACVEEELSRPNFSVRRPASFGKQGNVLENVPLLYRSATGGLYCRYNQASVEATCANAQFALQLFAAAADHPDVMHHILLQPGDMLIFKNQQTLHARDGFTPRYDGRDRWMLRVFGVNDPARVVPLNPHQPYIARA
- a CDS encoding LysR family transcriptional regulator, which codes for MALNMLGELEAFATVARKRSFVAAARTLGRSPSALTRAVQALEESVGLKLFNRSSNAVSLTEAGECLLPHAYKMLDLQREVDEDLAGLGGLASGWIRFSAPELLGNGVLPRLIAQYCERYPDVNIDVIFTDEIIDPAKSKLDFSIRGAFPQSSDLIGFALWSYSRHLYASPGYLERYGMPDSIEALESHSLILHTAPRILKEWNFRSETQAISFRVHPKFRFSSGLAVFQAALAGVGIARLADWMAEPEVQAGRLMRVCPEYKLTSSSGESPQMHAVYPAGNLPLRVKALMEMIRDLGESLECKRGAALI
- the istB gene encoding IS21-like element IS1474 family helper ATPase IstB translates to MMPQHTLNQLHQLRLDGMARALEEQWTLPASHSLSFDERLGLLLDRELAWRDNQRLVRLRKKAKLKYANACLEDLDRRTGRALDERLIATLASGDWIRQQHNLLLTGPTGAGKTWLACALGNQACRQGYSTLYLRTPRLLEQLRIAHGDGSFGRTLQQLAKVDVLVLDDWALAPLEEGARHDLLEVIDDRAGSRSTILTSQLPIEHWHGWINDPTLADAILDRLVHNAYRLTMKGESLRRKKAEEQAAS
- the istA gene encoding IS21 family transposase — its product is MAAPRVAMRNIKECLRLKFEAGLSHEKIARALQLSKGVVSKYIAAARVAGLDWPALVAMDEAALAAALFAPTSTNKPRGERVLPDVLSIHRELRRKGVTLQLLWEEYLAAHAGQPTYRYTQFVEHYRRYAQTLKRSMRQLHRAGEKLFIDYAGPTLPVVDPATGEVRRAHIFVAALGASNYTYACATPGETQVDWLTSLGQALTYFGGVPEMVVPDNPRALVAQPDRYEPGLNRATLECARHYQTVILPARPRKPQDKAKAEVAVQVVERWIMARLRHRQFFSLHALNQAIAELLEDLNRRPFKRLDGCRRDWFERLDRPALRALPVHPYEVATFKRCKVSIDYHIEVNGSFYSVPSALARQNVDVRLTAHTLEVLHGNRRVASHLLLGRRGAYSTQREHMPAAHQAHREWTPQRLLDWGARIGPYTRQLIDHQLTHKPHPEMGYRACLGLLSLARRYGNARLEAAAERAVHLRAFTGRSVRNLLQQGLDQQPLPQRAAETTLPGDHENVRGADYYQPPQQELFDDAATHPESTAPATPGRHGPRPGRAMDAAGQPQPELR